The following coding sequences lie in one Yamadazyma tenuis chromosome 3, complete sequence genomic window:
- a CDS encoding uncharacterized protein (COG:S; EggNog:ENOG503P329), with protein MDTEEPLTSNVRPATDAVLTIRIIKSFPYRNVRNHIIHSINLKETTPQQLYEQMKQIINTTGGLRPYRNMEYDTLKLYTKAHGTKSMNLVINFENDKEFTILSPDVNPSQTLYDLGVENETEISLFKLSDYLAYKENPEEKW; from the coding sequence ATGGATACAGAAGAACCGTTGACTTCCAATGTCCGTCCAGCTACAGATGCCGTGTTGACCATCAGGatcatcaagtcttttCCTTATAGAAATGTGAGAAACCATATCATCcactccatcaacttgaaggaaaccACTCCACAACAATTGTATGAGCAGATGAAACAAAttatcaacaccaccggGGGATTGAGGCCCTATAGAAACATGGAGTATgatactttgaagttgtatACAAAGGCCCATGGCACCAAGTCgatgaacttggtgataaatTTCGAAAACGACAAAGAATTTACTATTCTTTCACCTGATGTGAATCCTTCCCAAACTTTGTATGATCTAGGCGTGGAAAATGAAACCGAGATtagcttgttcaagttgagtGACTACTTGGCGTACAAGGAGAACCCCGAAGAAAAATGGTAA
- a CDS encoding uncharacterized protein (COG:Z; EggNog:ENOG503AH5E) yields MSSILRFKVGQVPEWVNKQHKTMLRWINSKLNLQLTDLSKDLGDGLVLIQLTNVIIAEMDLEKTDLKLYFLKPLYTNPKLPIQKMENVNDFLEFIRIVLKINTTSISSESIIDGNLKLILGLTWSLFIFSTTSSIGLMNDGNSIIQIKQIVLKWVNSKYKYKEICNFDRDWSLEISAPDSVLWSILKSYVPSSKLIRLGDSKLQNMKSILQFANELGVPKLADVEDFKTLVPDEKCILFFILEWFKFFEMGNFDEQLQPEPNEENFADETYDEVLVRMADIIKNKFEYETDSLKFSNKITSIRKKLDDVPSYFDEELFEVLSEWDKEAKSIIDSKFLARFKDNEDFVELTDILHHKMGSLLDNLKEYEEVGQMIAKLTYKDMKKLENLYNETTTSLKSINDKFELGVTSRLTFDALDLKFSKVSSLQKQETDQIKEFLEKILNNEVICKLNGYLVKIEEYLTQSGDKLDSLVNEFEKYIQFIHKVDYYVRNLNFTVSPSNLKYIETFASTTDTDIEAKYVNFKNQLLKFDSKLITNELEFSLILEELTGESLNKAYIKSFIKLVPIKLLNLSFNDSDFSLVLESDDDDSEIDNSKLIFETQRRRVGSQLGNDKVYDLADFFNKFEDGLKF; encoded by the coding sequence ATGAGCAGCATATTGAGATTTAAAGTGGGCCAGGTCCCTGAATGGGTCAACAAACAACATAAGACCATGTTAAGATGGATAAACTCCAAACTCAACTTGCAGCTAACTGATTTGTCCAAAGATTTGGGAGACGGATTGGTTCTCATTCAATTGACTAATGTTATCATAGCAGAAAtggacttggagaagacaGACCTCAAGCTCTACTTCCTCAAACCGTTGTATACGAACCCAAAGCTTCCCATCCAGAAAATGGAGAACGTCAACGACTTTTTGGAGTTCATTCGAATTGTCTTGAAGATTaataccaccagcatcagCAGTGAAAGTATTATTGATGGGAACCTCAAATTGATCTTGGGATTGACGTGGTCGCTTTTCATattctccaccaccagttcCATTGGACTCATGAATGACGGGAACTCAATTATTCAGATAAAACAAATCGTCTTGAAGTGggtcaactccaagtacaaatACAAGGAAATCTGCAACTTTGACAGGGACTGGTCTTTGGAAATCAGCGCTCCTGACAGTGTGTTGTGGTCGATATTGAAGTCGTATGTACCCTCTTCCAAGTTAATCAGATTGGGTGATTCTAAGCTACAAAATATGAAACTGATCCTTCAATTTGCCAACGAGTTGGGTGTCCCCAAACTAGCCGACGTGGAGGATTTCAAGACTTTGGTCCCTGACGAGAAATGCATTTTGTTCTTTATTCTTGAGtggttcaagttctttgaaatgGGAAATTTTGACGAACAATTGCAACCCGAGCCCAATGAGGAGAATTTTGCCGACGAGACTTATGACGAGGTATTGGTGAGGATGGCggatatcatcaaaaacaagtttgaaTACGAGACGGACTCACTcaagttctccaacaaaataaCATCGATACGcaaaaagttggatgatGTTCCCAGCTACTTCGACGAGGAACTCTTTGAGGTTTTGTCTGAATGGGACAAGGAAGCGAAGAGTATAATTgattccaagttcttggcTCGTTTCAAGGATAATGAAGATTTTGTCGAGTTGACAGACATTTTACATCACAAGATGGGGAGCCTTttggacaacttgaaagaatACGAAGAAGTGGGCCAAATGATTGCAAAATTGACTTATAAGGacatgaagaagttggaaaatttGTACAATGAGACCACCACAAGCTTGAAGCTGATTAATGATAAGTTTGAACTCGGCGTAACAAGTAGGTTGACTTTCGATGCACTCGATCTCAAGTTCTCCAAAGTAAGCAGCTTACAGAAACAAGAAACAGACCAAATCAAGGAATTCCTTGAGAAAATCTTAAACAATGAAGTTATCTGTAAGCTCAATGGAtacttggtgaagattgAGGAGTATCTTACTCAAAGTGGAGACAAATTGGATAGTTTAGTGAACgaatttgaaaagtacaTTCAATTCATTCACAAGGTTGACTACTATGTaagaaacttgaactttACGGTTTCGCCATCCAATCTTAAATACATTGAAACCTTTGCATCCACAACCGATACTGATATCGAAGCCAAATAtgtcaacttcaaaaatcAGCTTCTCAAATTCGATTCCAAGCTTATCaccaatgaacttgaattctccttgatcttggaggAACTCACTGGCGAAAGCTTGAACAAGGCCTACATCAAGAGCTTCATCAAGCTTGTTCCcatcaagctcttgaaTCTTAGCTTTAATGACAGTGACTTTAGCCTCGTGCTAGAGTCAGACGACGACGACAGTGAAATTGACAATTCCAAACTAATCTTCGAAACCCAGAGGCGCCGGGTCGGCAGTCAGTTGGGAAATGATAAGGTCTACGATTTAGccgatttcttcaacaagtttgaagacgGGTTGAAATTTTAA
- the CKA2 gene encoding Casein kinase II subunit alpha' (EggNog:ENOG503NWKT; COG:D,K,T) encodes MSVSGVSKVYSVARVYVDANKKKPKEYWDYENYKISWGTIKNYEIVNKIGRGKYSEVFEGVNVVNDEPCVIKVLKPVKMKKIYREVKILKNLTGGPNVIGLLDIVRDEHSKIPALVFERVDNVDFRVLYPKFSVSDIQYYMMQLLIALDYCHSMGIIHRDVKPQNIMIDPLHKKLRLIDWGLAEFYHEGMDYNVRVASRYHKAPELLINLQQYDYSLDLWSVGCIFAGIIFKKDPFFRGDSNNDQLVQIAKVLGTKELMSYISKYGIRLSSDFDNILGNYSRKPWKNFVNKLNEPLMSEEVLDLTNQLLTYDHQLRPTAKEAMDHPFFKI; translated from the coding sequence ATGAGTGTCAGCGGTGTCCTGAAAGTGTACTCTGTTGCTCGCGTGTATGTGGACGcgaacaagaagaagcccaAGGAGTACTGGGATTATGAGAACTACAAGATCTCGTGGGGCACCATCAAGAACTACGAGATTGTCAATAAAATCGGTCGAGGTAAGTACTCGGAGGTATTTGAAGGTGTGAATGTCGTCAACGACGAGCCGTGTGtcatcaaggtgttgaagccagtgaagatgaagaagatataTCGGGAAGTCAAGATcctcaagaacttgaccGGTGGTCCTAATGTCATTGGGTTGTTGGACATTGTTCGTGACGAACACAGCAAAATCCCGGCTTTAGTATTTGAAAGAGTCGACAACGTCGACTTTCGTGTGTTGTACCCCAAGTTCAGTGTCAGTGACATCCAGTACTACATGATGCAGCTCTTGATTGCGTTGGACTATTGTCATTCGATGGGGATTATTCATCGAGACGTCAAGCCTCAGAACATCATGATCGATCCCTTACACAAGAAGTTACGGTTGATCGACTGGGGGTTGGCCGAGTTCTACCACGAGGGTATGGACTACAATGTACGAGTGGCGTCACGGTACCACAAGGCTCCagagttgttgatcaatttaCAGCAGTATGACTACTCTTTGGACTTGTGGTCGGTGGGATGTATTTTTGCCGggatcatcttcaagaaggacCCGTTCTTCCGGGGGGATTCTAACAACGACCAGCTTGTGCAGATTGCAAAAGTGTTGGGTACCAAGGAGTTAATGAGTTATATCAGTAAGTATGGAATCCGTTTAAGCTCTGACTTTGACAACATTTTGGGCAATTATTCCCGAAAGCCATGGAAGAATTTCGTCAATAAGTTGAATGAGCCGTTAATGAGCGAAGAGGTGTTGGACCTCACGAATCAATTGTTGACATATGATCACCAGTTGAGACCTACGGCCAAGGAGGCAATGGACCACCcgtttttcaagatttaG
- the SLD7 gene encoding chromosomal DNA replication protein (EggNog:ENOG503P2R8; COG:L) — MSLPISIEDPHQQLDDFQLSCKHQLPIDAHDRFLNVCYVNYQKTPVFLLQSGMIDVYSTSDECQNYIKHRLLKHSLRDSSIGMLLKNTTNENVYVIVLIHELKVKALVVDLTIVARLNDYQDNNEDKFGDRTLTEVVDLKTRHNSIHVIDKVLEKKKRSKSSTPLPTSSVNNSEQINSMVSKVVLSGLRLRGMSSTAANSANEKIKIKEIYSMTYKSAIFAMRKFSNKPVHLNDIQDVVEKLLQIYIDVDTDNPFVD; from the coding sequence ATGAGTCTACCTATATCCATAGAAGATCCACACCAACAGCTAGACGATTTCCAGCTCTCGTGCAAACACCAGCTTCCCATCGATGCCCATGACCGGTTTCTCAATGTGTGCTACGTCAACTACCAAAAAACCCCGGTTTTTCTCCTTCAATCAGGTATGATCGATGTCTATTCCACCCTGGACGAATGCCAAAACTACATAAAACACCGCTTGCTCAAGCACTCACTCCGCGATTCGAGCATAGGAATGCTACTaaagaacaccaccaatgaGAACGTGTACGTGATAGTGCTTATCCATGaattgaaggtgaaggcCCTTGTAGTGGACTTGACTATAGTCGCACGGCTTAATGATTATCAGGACAACAACGAAGACAAGTTTGGGGACAGAACTCTCACCGAAGTGGTTGACCTCAAGACGCGACACAATAGCATACATGTGATTGACAaggttttggagaagaagaagcgGTCTAAATCCAGTACACCGCTTCCCACTTCTTCGGTCAATAACTCCGAACAAATCAACAGCATGGTATCTAAAGTAGTGCTTTCTGGGCTTCGGCTTCGAGGGATGTCTAGCACTGCTGCCAACTCCGCCAAtgagaaaatcaaaatcaaagaaatctaCCTGATGACTTACAAGTCGGCCATATTTGCTATGAGAAAGTTCTCTAATAAGCCAGTGCATCTCAATGATATCCAAGATGTGGTGGAAAAGCTTCTCCAGATCTACATAGATGTCGACACAGACAACCCATTTGTGGATTGA
- the MRPL10 gene encoding mitochondrial 54S ribosomal protein uL15m (EggNog:ENOG503NVSV; BUSCO:EOG09264A2D; COG:J) yields the protein MIFGTLASRLPRAGLLNLWGARYSSSFLGSLAPIEGAVVSYKRLGRGQASGKGKTSGRGQKGQKARGKVPKWFEGGQTPFYKRFPIIGFKRPHRKEYNQLNLERIQEFWDNNRINLQPGELLTIQKMRECGLVTGSTRDGIKILGNGKETYTVPIHIEASRASIGAIKSIEKTGHEFTAKYFTKLGLKAHINPDRYILKKGYLPLQARPTHRRDIEFYSNPHKRGYLLKDPSLLLAHRGQTKAVKKVVRKSYLSSELEAASDAKIPDFAQSTVLKLSEL from the coding sequence ATGATATTTGGTACCTTAGCGTCAAGGCTCCCTCGTGCGGGTCTTCTCAACCTTTGGGGAGCACGCTATAGCAGCTCATTTTTGGGAAGCTTGGCCCCCATAGAAGGAGCTGTCGTAAGCTACAAGAGATTAGGTAGAGGGCAAGCTTCTGGTAAAGGTAAAACCTCTGGAAGAGGTCAAAAGGGTCAGAAAGCCCGTGGTAAGGTACCCAAGTGGTTTGAAGGTGGGCAAACACCTTTCTATAAGCGATTCCCCATCATAGGCTTCAAAAGACCTCACAGAAAAGAATAcaaccaattgaacttggaaagaattCAAGAGTTCTGGGACAACAATAGAATCAATCTACAACCAGGAGAGTTGTTGACCATACAGAAAATGAGAGAGTGCGGATTAGTGACGGGCTCTACTAGAGATGGtatcaagatcttgggaAATGGGAAAGAAACATACACGGTTCCAATACATATTGAAGCTTCCCGAGCATCCATTGGAGCCATTAAATCCATTGAAAAGACTGGCCATGAATTCACCGCCAAATATTTCACCAAATTGGGATTGAAGGCTCACATAAACCCCGACAGATACATCTTAAAGAAGGGATACTTGCCATTGCAAGCTAGACCTACGCACAGAAGAGATATCGAATTCTACTCAAATCCCCATAAAAGAGGATACTTATTGAAAGACCCatctttgttgttggcaCACCGGGGACAGACCAAGGCCGTCAAAAAGGTGGTACGTAAGAGTTATCTTTCATCTGAGTTGGAAGCGGCTTCCGATGCCAAAATTCCGGATTTTGCCCAGTCCACCGTATTGAAGTTATCCGAGTTGTAG
- a CDS encoding uncharacterized protein (EggNog:ENOG503NW5Q; COG:S), with the protein MGQLSSQGNNAIIYLTYAFLLATGLFLAFKYSKSATFLSSNGTQRAAPLVLNFVASAMGCGVLTTYAQIANISGLHGLLVYTICGAIPIASFGFFGPIIRKKCPDGFILSEWVRHRFGIVTALYLSLFTCLTMFLYMVAELSSVSLAIETLTGLDALGAVIVECVVTTIYTSVGGFKVSFITDNFQGALVLLLIIICAAGMGSYIDIDTSKIGPSHLLQANKLGWELIYVFFVAVGTNAFFLNSFWLRTFASKSDRGLAIGTSVSAVIVMVICTLVGVPGFLAVWSGDLTVGDENGSMAFFILLAKMPGWIIAFVLIFTITISTCTFDSLQSAFVSTISNDIFRNRLKTIWVRAMVVIMIVPIVVLAVKVADNILQIYLIADLISSSIIPIIFLGLSDRFFWFLTGVDVMVGGLGALVAIFIFGTVYYGTAKEGGKLLLIWNGLYDAEDWGAFGAFVIAPFGGILIALVCVVARVGAIWVYCKITKKPFTALQRPVPVEIVEEEFDSAYGSTNAKSDD; encoded by the exons ATGGGCCAATTATCGTCACAAGGCAATAACGCCATAATATATCTCACCTATGCGTTCCTCTTAGCTACTGGATTGTTCTTGGCGTTCAAATACTCCAAGAGCGCAACCTTCTTGTCCTCCAATGGTACTCAGAGAGCCGCTcctttggtgttgaattTCGTTGCATCAG CCATGGGATGTGGAGTTTTGACCACGTATGCCCAGATAGCTAACATCTCGGGCTTACACGGATTATTGGTATACACCATCTGTGGAGCAATCCCCATTGCTTCGTTTGGGTTTTTTGGGCCCATCATCAGGAAAAAGTGCCCTGATGGCTTTATTTTGAGTGAGTGGGTCAGACACAGGTTTGGGATTGTTACTGCATTGTACTTGTCGCTATTTACGTGCTTGACGATGTTTTTGTACATGGTTGCTGAATTGTCGTCTGTGAGCTTGGCAATTGAAACCTTAACGGGATTAGATGCTTTAGGGGCCGTCATTGTTGAGTGTGTGGTCACCACCATCTACACCTCTGTAGGAGGCTTTAAGGTGAGTTTCATCACCGATAACTTTCAGGGGgctttggtgttgttgcTTATAATCATATGTGCGGCAGGAATGGGGTCTTATATCGACATAGACACCTCCAAAATAGGCCCTTCCCACTTGCTTCAGGCCAATAAGTTAGGCTGGGAGTTGATCTACGTATTTTTTGTGGCTGTTGGTACAAatgccttcttcttgaactcgtttTGGTTGAGAACTTTTGCTAGTAAGTCCGATAGAGGTTTGGCTATCGGTACATCAGTTTCGGCTGTGATAGTGATGGTCATTTGTACCTTGGTAGGAGTGCCAGGGTTTTTGGCCGTGTGGTCGGGTGATTTGACGGTGGGGGATGAGAACGGGTCTATGGCCtttttcattcttcttgccAAGATGCCTGGGTGGATCATCGCGTTTGTTTTgatcttcaccatcaccatttcCACTTGTACTTTTGACTCTTTGCAGTCTGCCTTTGTGTCaaccatctccaatgaTATCTTTAGAAACAGGCTTAAGACCATCTGGGTTAGAgcaatggtggtgataatgATTGTACCGATTGTGGTGTTGGCCGTCAAAGTGGCAGATAATATCTTACAGATTTATTTGATTGCTGACTTGATTTCGAGCTCTATCATCCCAATCATATTCTTAGGTTTGAGTGACCggttcttttggtttttgaCGGGAGTGGATGTGATGGTTGGAGGATTAGGAGCTTTGGTTGCAATTTTTATCTTTGGAACCGTCTATTATGGAACCGCCAAAGAAGGGGGGAAGTTGTTATTGATTTGGAACGGATTATATGATGCTGAAGACTGGGGTGCCTTTGGGGCGTTTGTAATTGCCCCATTTGGTGGGATTTTAATTGCATTAGTGTGTGTTGTCGCCCGAGTGGGTGCGATTTGGGTGTATtgcaaaatcaccaaaaaaccATTTACGGCTTTGCAAAGACCCGTTCCGGTCGAGattgtggaagaagaatttgacaGTGCCTATGGGTCCACCAACGCTAAGTCAGACGATTAG
- the PPM1 gene encoding carboxy methyl transferase for protein phosphatase 2A (EggNog:ENOG503NUP8; BUSCO:EOG09264DIM; COG:O), which translates to MSAPVPSLPPNLPAVEQEQSLVHDVYNDIAGHFSQTRYKPWPIVEKFLTAQPKYSIGIDVGCGNGKYLGVNKNLFIIGTDRSEGLIRCAHDISSDFQLGVSDGLHLPHECNRFDFAISIAVIHHFATETRRIEAISHILSKLRVGGRALIYCWALEQENSRRGYKEGDEQDILVPWVLKNNQKKDKASKKKSKKGSKKSDKESESPTELVVEPELEPEPEPITKYRYYHLYKKGELVDNSRRAGSCTIVDEGYERDNWWVIRSTDLDALACRLSCAQQGYFLPMDNNISKLVASYSKYLQFCEGYTNLSASRTFRMAFNDRKFPIINRGTYLRTQSISQIVEEFIKEFGTCQILSLGGGSDTRCFKYVSPNVKYLEIDFPETAKIKKLTILGDNGLRAIVKYEGEEHIGLDVTTRDQFNDIEPDLHTSNYHIIGYDLRKLTHSSEVLQFVDSSLPTLVLSECVLCYASPQENENIINIWSNYFGSTLMSLIVYDPISLKDAFGAQMADNLQRRGINLLTFNAFATVESKLEFFHQLGLKNSKVTDISSVGGYESTGAWFDEEEVKRISKLEIIDEVEEIKLLFSHYCLLYGENQSSRSFRAINNWRWKLESD; encoded by the exons ATGTCTGCACCCGTGCCTAGCCTACCACCAAACTTACCTGCGGTTGAGCAGGAACAGAGCTTGGTGCACGACGTATACAACGATATAGCTGGCCATTTCTCACAAACACGGTACAAGCCTTGGCCCATCGTGGAAAAGTTTCTTACTGCCCAGCCCAAGTACTCCATAGGAATCGATGTGGGATGTGGAAACGGAAAGTACTTGGGCgtcaacaagaatttgttCATCATAGGCACAGACCGGTCGGAGGGGTTGATCAGATGTGCCCACGACATTTCGCTGGACTTTCAGCTTGGAGTCAGTGACGGTTTGCACTTACCTCATGAGTGCAACCGGTTTGACTTTGCCATTTCTATAGCAGTGATACACCATTTTGCCACCGAAACAAGGAGGATCGAGGCCATATCGCATATACTATCCAAGTTACGTGTCGGAGGACGGGCGTTGATATACTGCTGGGCATTGGAACAGGAAAACTCCAGAAGAGGGTATAAAGAAGGAGATGAACAGGACATTTTGGTGCCGTgggtgttgaaaaacaaccagaagaaagacaagGCGagtaagaagaagagcaagAAGGGTCTGAAAAAGAGCGACAAGGAGAGCGAGTCTCCTACCGAACTTGTTGTAGAGCCCGAATtagaaccagaaccagaacctATCACAAAATACAGATACTACCACTTGTACAAAAAAGGGGAGCTTGTGGATAATTCCAGGAGAGCAGGGTCGTGTACGATAGTGGACGAAGGATACGAACGGGACAACTGGTGG GTTATTCGATCCACAGACCTTGACGCATTGGCGTGCAGGCTCAGCTGTGCCCAACAAGGGTACTTCCTTCCAATGGACAAcaacatctccaaattGGTGGCATCCTACTCTAAGTATTTGCAGTTCTGCGAAGGCTACACAAACCTATCAGCCAGCAGAACATTCAGAATGGCTTTCAACGACAGGAAATTCCCCATAATAAACCGTGGAACGTATCTTCGAACACAGCTGATCAGTCAAATCGTGGAAGAATTCATCAAGGAGTTTGGCACTTGCCAGATCCTCTCTTTGGGAGGAGGTAGCGACACCAGATGCTTCAAGTATGTGTCACCGAATgtgaagtacttggagatTGATTTCCCCGAGACCgcaaagatcaagaagttgacgaTTTTGGGGGACAATGGGCTCCGGGCGATTGTCAAGTACGAGGGTGAAGAGCATATAGGTCTTGATGTCACCACCCGAGACCAGTTCAACGACATAGAGCCAGATCTTCATACGTCCAACTATCACATTATCGGGTACGACTTGCGCAAACTCACCCATTCGAGTGAAGTTCTCCAGTTTGTGGACTCGCTGCTTCCTACGCTAGTACTCAGTGAATGCGTTTTATGCTACGCGAGTCCTCAGGAAAATGAGAACATTATCAACATCTGGAGCAACTATTTTGGAAGTACGTTGATGTCACTCATTGTTTATGACCCCATTTCGTTGAAGGATGCCTTTGGTGCTCAAATGGCCGATAACCTCCAGAGGAGAGGCATTAATTTGCTCACGTTCAATGCATTTGCGACTGTCGAGTCgaagttggagtttttcCATCAGCTCGgcttgaaaaattcaaagGTCACAGATATCAGCAGTGTTGGGGGCTACGAGTCAACGGGAGCATggtttgatgaagaagaggtgAAAAGAATCAGCAAGTTGGAAAtaattgatgaagttgaggAAATCAAGCTTTTGTTTCTGCATTATTGTTTGCTTTATGGAGAGAACCAGTCCTCTAGATCTTTTAGGGCCATCAATAACTGGAGGTGGAAATTGGAGTCAGACTGA
- the TAF11 gene encoding transcription initiation factor TFIID subunit 11 (BUSCO:EOG09264VRO; EggNog:ENOG503P5CD; COG:K), with translation MSHNPDEPTAGTDDSDMSDVSLDEEDEEIIGRVLYGSIAHQTDDDVLRISDDDHSSASDISDTELEQINDPALVSRYKRLREMKVDKDLGEEERKRLIMANFNNDQMDRFEAYRRSTINKPGVKKICNGVLGHSIPPHLAIILAGLSKSYLSEIITKAFEVQERENKAKLIMDIEGKKKRKRQTLRNIENGKDIEVSNSRLTYDGDTQSPLRPEHIREAIRLYRHENSSAIQAQWRAQGDADGWLFR, from the coding sequence ATGTCACACAACCCTGATGAACCCACGGCCGGAACCGATGACAGCGACATGAGCGACGTCAGTTTggacgaagaagatgaagagatCATCGGCCGCGTGTTGTATGGCTCGATTGCCCACCAGACAGATGATGATGTACTTCGTATTTCCGACGACGACCACAGCAGCGCCAGCGACATATCGGATACCGAACTCGAGCAGATCAATGACCCGGCGCTCGTGTCGCGGTACAAGCGTCTTCGTGAAATGAAGGTCGACAAGGACCTTGGCGAGGAAGAACGCAAGCGCTTGATCATGGCCAACTTTAATAATGATCAGATGGACCGGTTTGAAGCGTACCGTCGTAGTACCATCAACAAGCCCGGGGTGAAGAAAATCTGTAACGGGGTGCTAGGCCACTCGATTCCTCCGCACCTTGCGATCATTCTCGCGGGGTTGTCGAAACTGTACTTGTCGGAGATCATCACCAAGGCCTTTGAAGTGCAAGAGCGAGAGAacaaggccaagttgatcatgGACATAGAGGGCAAGAAAAAGCGCAAGCGCCAGACGCTTCGGAACATAGAGAACGGTAAGGATATCGAGGTGAGTAATTCGAGGCTCACGTACGACGGAGACACCCAGAGCCCGTTGAGGCCAGAGCATATTCGGGAGGCCATTCGGCTTTATCGCCATGAGAACAGCAGTGCAATCCAGGCCCAGTGGCGGGCGCAGGGCGACGCTGACGGGTGGTTGTTTCGGTAA